The window AAGAAAGAACCAAAGAAACTCGGCTTTGTGTGCTTGGCCGCCTTCTGCTCACTCGCTAAGAATCTGATCCAAATAGAATACCTTTAATCATTATTCGCGACTATCGTCGCTGCCTAACGTATAGTTGATCAGCGGCATTCTATTTGGTCAGCTTCTAGGCTCGTGTTCAAGGGCTGGTGTAGGGCTTCGTTTGGATAGGATGAAAATTTATTGGGCTCTGAGATTTATCTTTTTCTAGTAACTTCGCGCGTAAGCGCCAATGGGATTCCAAAGGCCCTCGGCCTTTGGTCGGGTGCAGGGGTGAAAACCCTGCTAGTCCATTCTTCATCCCGCTCGTCAGAGCGGTTTCAAGACCTGATTTCATAAAAAAAGGCCGCCTCGGTTGAGACGGCCTTTGGGATTGTATTGCTTGTGCCTTACTTCAGGCCCAGCTCGCTGCGGAGGTGGTGGAAGTCGATGTTGTCGGCAACGAGTTCGGCACCCTGCTTGATCTTGATGGCGTCGCGCAGCTTGTGGCGGGAGAGGATGTCGTCCATCTTCTTTGCCACGGTGAAGGTGTCTTCGCGGACCATGATGATGGGCGTTTCGAGCACCTCGGAGCGGGTGAGGATGATGTCGTTGGGGTAAAGATTACCGGTCAGAACGAGACAGGGGCAGTCGCCTTCGAGGGCGACGAGCTGTACGTCGGAACGGTCACCGCCGACGATGATGGCGGAGTTCTTCTTCTTGCGGAAGTGGGTCATGAAGTTTTCAACCTGCATGGTACCGATGAGGAAGGACTCGACCACGCGTTCGGACTTGTTGTGCGCGGAAATGATCTTGCCGCCGAGACGATCGGCCAGGTCGCCCACCTTGATGGCGCCCATGAGAGGATCGTGAGGGATGACACCGAGAATCTTGACGCCTTTGTTTTCGAGGGCGGGACCGAGCAGCTGCTTGATCTCGTCCATGAAGTGGGGCGGCACGTCGTTGAGGATGACACCGGCGAGGAGATCGCCGAGGTGTTCCTTCATCATCATGAGGTAATCGTATTTCAGTTCTTTCTGGAAACGATCGATGATGATGGTCTTGATGCCGAGCTTCTTGATGACGGAGACGGCGTCGGTGTCACAGTACTTGCCGGAGTACATGGAGCCGGAACCGGCCACGAGGGTGATGTCCTTGGACTCGGAGATGGCCTTGTAGCCGTCCACGATCTTGTCGAGGAGTCCTTCCATCTTGCCGGTGAAGGCCTTGACCTTGAAGTCCTGAGTGACGACCACGGGGGTGACGAGCTCGGGGTCTTCGGATACGCCGAGGACGTCCTGCACAAAGGCAGCGTCTTCATCGCCCAGCTTGCCGTCGATCTCCATGGGCATGGCGCCGACCGGTTTCATGTAGCCGACGTTGAAGCCTTCTTTCTGAAGACGAAGCCCCAGACCCATGACGATCATGTTCTTGCCTGAGTACCCGGTTGTCGAGCCTATGTAGAGTCCTGCCATGCCTATGTTCCTCCTGAGTATGAAGCGTCGGATATGTCTGCGCTACCCAACTGTATAACATTGCGAAAAAATCAGCCTATGGTCAAGCGAAGGTCGGTGACCAATGCGCCTTCGGCGTTTACCAGGATCGGATTGAGCTCCGCCTCCTGAATGTCCGGGAAGTCCGATGCCATCTGTGACATGGACAATAAAATATCTTCGATGGCTGCTAAATCCACCGGGTCTTCGCCGCGCGCACCGCGCAACAGCGGGAAAGATTTGATCTCGCGCACGATGTCCTGCGCGTCTTGCAGGGTCAGCGGCGCGAGGCGGTAACTGATGTCCTTGAGCACTTCGGCGGACGGCCCTGCCAGCGAGAAAGAGATGAGGGGACCGAACTGCGGATCCTGCGTGAACTTGACCACCACTTCACGTGCCTTGGTCGGGCCCATGGTCTGGACAAGACAACCGGCGAGATACGCGTCGGGGCGTTTGCGCTGGGTGCGGGTGGTGATATCGAGCCATGCGTCACGCACTTCACGCGGGGTGTGCAGGTCGAGGGCCACGCCGTCCACGTCGCTGCGATTGGCGATGTGGGGCGAAACGATCTTGAGCGCCACGGGGTAGCCGAGCTTCTTGGCTGCGCGCACTGCCTGATCACTGGTACGAACAAGGCGTGTCTCCGGGATGGGCAGCTCGTAGGCCATGGCCATGTCCATGGCGTCGGCAAAGGGAAGCTCCTTGAGCCCGATCTTGCGAGACTTGCGGATGAGACGTTCGGCCTTGCCCTTGTCACGGCGGAAACACACTTCCACTGGGAAGGGGCGATGGCGCCAGCTGTACTGGGCGTGCATGGCCGAGATGGCGCGGATGGCGGGCTCGGGATAACCGTAGCAGGGAATGCCTGCGGCCAGCAGCATGTCGCGGCCGGGGCCGATTCGCTCATCGCCCATGAAGCAGGCGAAGATCGGCTTGTCGCAATCCTTGGCCACTTCGATGACGGCCTGGGCGGTCTCTTCGATCTCAGCCGATGCCGTGGGCGTCAGCAACACCATGATGGCGTTGGTAAATTCGTCGGTTGCCACTGCCTCGAGAGTGACGCGGTAGCGGTCTGCCTTGGCATCGCCGATGATGTCGATGGGATTGTATATGGCGGCAAAGGGCGGCAGGGCTTCGGACAGGATGTCCAAGGTCTTCTGCGCCGGACGGGCCAGATGCAATCCTGCGCCTTCACAGGCATCGGCAGCCAGAATGCCGGGACCACCGGAGTTGGTGACAACGGTCAGATTCGGGCCTTCGGGCAGGGGCTGGGTGGCAAAGGCGCGGGCAAGGTCGAACAGTGCTTCCAGATCGTGAACCTGAATGATGCCTGCCTGTCGCAGGGCAGCGGTGGAGGCCACCACGGAGCCAGCCATGGAGCCGGTATGGCTCGACGTGGCGCGTGCGCCGGACTGGGTGGTACCCGCCTTAATCATGATGACCGGTTTCTTTTCGGTCACCAGTCGGGCCTTGCGGAGAAATTTTTCGCCATCGTCCACACTTTCGAGGTAGCCGATGATGACCTTGGTCTCGGGATCGTCGCCCAACGCTTCGAGGACGTCGGCCTCGGACAGGCCCGCCTTGTTGCCGAGGCTCACGAACTTGGAGAAACCGATGTTCTCGCCGTCGGCCCAATCCAGAATGGCGGAACAGAGTGCGCCGGACTGGGAAAAAAATGCGATGGAGCCCTTGGCGGGAGATGCCTGCGCAATGGTGGCGTCCAGACCGTTCTCGGTATTAACGAGGCCAAGAGAGTTGGGGCCGAGGAGCGTGATGCCCTTTCGGCGAGCGAGATCGGCCATGGCCATTTCCAGCTCAAAGCCGTCGCGACCGGTCTCACGGAAGCCCGCGGTGATGACGCAGATGGCCGAGACATTGGCCGCTGCCAGATCTTCCATGGCGGTCAGAACTTTCTCGCGTGGCAACGTGATGATGCCGAGGTCCGGCGGTACTGGCAGATTGTCGGTGGAGGTGGATACTTCCAGTCCGAGGATTTCACCGCCTGCGGGATTGACGGGAAACAATTTCCCCTTGTACCCTGCGCGCAGAATGTTGGACATGATGACATGGCCGAGTTTACCCGGATGTCTCGATGCACCGACAACGGCAATGGAGTCGGGATTGAAAAGGTGCTTTAGTTTCGCGTTTGATTGCATAGACCGCAGGAGGTTGAATGGATACAGGTGACCTTCAGGATTGTATTCACCATAGGTTTGACCAAGTCAAGCTTCTCACCACCGCGCTGACGCATAGTTCTTACGCCAACGAACAGGAGTGCAATGACGACAACGAGCGTCTTGAGTTCCTGGGCGATGCCGTATTGGAGCTGTGTATTTCCGAAGAAGGCTTTAAACGCTTTCCGGAAGCGCCCGAGGGGCAGCTGACACGGATCAGATCCCAGTTGGTTAAGGAAAAGAGCTTAGCAACCTTGGCTCGGGAAATGAAATTAAACAAGTATATTCTGCTCGGCAAGGGTGAAGAATTGCAGGGCGGCCGTGAACGCGACGCGCTGCTGGCCGATGCTTTCGAGGCCGTGCTGGGCGCGGTTTTCCTCGACGGGGGGTTCGAAGCCGCCAAGCAGACCATACTGCATGTCTTCCGTGACAAATGGCCTGAGCAGGCCAAGGTGCCGGAAACAAAAGACTATAAAAGTCGATTACAGGAAGTCTCGCAGGACCGTTTCAAGGACCGTCCCATTTATGCCCTTGTCGGGACCAGTGGCCCGGAACACGAAAAAGTCTTCGACGTGGACGCCACCCTGCCTACCGGCGAAGTTTTTCGCGGCAGCGGCTCCAGCGTGAAACGCGCTGAACAGGACTCTGCCATGAGGGCATTGGATTATCTGTTTGATATGTAGCTGACAAAGACTACACCGGAACCAAAAAGAAACTCCCCGGCTGCGAAAGCGTCCGGGGAGTTTTTCCTGTTGTGGAGATTGGTTCGAGTGCGAGGCGCAAGCAACATGATGGGCCGCCGCGTACGCCAGTACGCAAGGGGCAGCATGTTGCGCAGCAACGAAGCAATCGGGCCAATATCCGCAACAGGAAACAACCGGAATCGAGCTCGGGGGTGTGTGCCCCCGAGCGGGATTCCGATTGTCTTCAGTCGTATGATGTGTCTTACGACTAGCCGCCGATGAGCTGCATGGCCATTCTCGGCAGAGAGTTGGCCTGTGCCAGCATGGCAACAGCGGACTGGGTGAGGATCTGGTTGCGGACGAATTCCGTCATTTCAGTCGCCACGTCGACGTCAGAAATACGGGATTCTGCAGCCTGCAGGTTCTCGGACTGGATTTCCAGGTTGGTGATGGTGTTTTCCAGTCGGTTCTGCATGGAACCAAGGTTAGCGCGGATCTTATCCTTGGAGATAATGGCGTTGTTAATCGCCGCCATGGCAGCCTGCGCCAGCGCCTGGGTGGAGATCGCCTTACCCGCATTGATCTCCTCGGTGGTGCTACCGGACTTGGCGGCAGCAGCGTGACCGAGGCCGAATGCGGATGCAGTCGATCCCTGAATGGCAATGTAGTAGTAATCCTCGGCAGAGTCGTTACCGGTACCGAAGTGAATCTTCAGCGGGCCAGTGGACGAAATGCCGCGACCATTGTGCGGGTTGGTCGCAGAGCCGAGGTCACCGGAAAGGTTACCATTCAGGAGGTAAATTCCGTTGAAGTCGGTGGCAGTCGCGATACGATTGATTTCCGAGGACATAGCCTGGTACTCGGAGTCAATGATCAGACGCTGGTCGGAGTTGTAGGTACCGGTGGAAGCCTGCATCGCAAGTTCCTTCATGCGAATGAGCTTTTCATCGATAACCTGCAGCGCGCCGTCAGCGGTCTGAATCAGGGAGATCGCATCGGATGCGTTTCGGATGCCCTGGTGCAGAGAGCTGATTTCCGAACGCATGAGTTCGCGAATCGCCAATCCGGCAGCGTCATCAGCAGCCGTGCCGACACGCAGACCGGAAGACAAACGCCTGGTCGAGACACCCAGACGACCATAGTGGTCAGTCAGGTTTCTCTGGGCGTTCATCGCCATGAGGTTGTGGTTAATGACTAAAGACATCTGAACCCTCCTTGTTCGATCGTCAAATCCATTTGCGCTTTCTTAAGCAGCATGTGTGCCAACAATGTTTTATTAAGTAATATTAAGCCTGTATCCATCTAAATAAAGTCTAGAAAGGCCATATTTACCGGGGGGCGAAGGGGGCAGAAAGTGCCGATTGTCAAGGGTTTGGCAGCTTGGCAGCAAAAAATGCCTGTTTGAAAATGGCTGATAAAAGGTAAAGAAAGGCAAGGAGAGCTACGCTGATGACTATTCAATATAAAGACACCAAGAGCATTGATGCGGCAGCACTGGGCGCGCTCTATCAGGCCCAGGGGTGGAAGTCCGGCGACTTCCCCGAAACCATCGCCAAGGCCATGGAGGGCTCCGACTTGGTCATTTCAGCCTGGGACAAGGACAGACTCGTAGGATTGGCTGCAGTCCTGTCTGACGGCCATCTGGTGGCCTATCTGTCCTACCTGCTGGTGCACCCCGACTACCACGGTCAGGGGATCGGCCACGGCATCATGGAACGGTTGGTAGAGCGTTACAAACACGTCCTGCGCAAAGTTCTCATCTCCTTCGATGAGAAATGCGGCTTCTACGAACGTTACGGCTTCAAAGGCAACAAAACCCGAACCCCCATGTACCGCCGCGAATACGACACGGACTACTGATTTTTGCGATAGCCCTTCCCCAAAAAAACACCCTGAGGGCCTTGGGTGCGCAGCACCCAACACCGGGTTAACGCCCACCGCCCCAAGCAAGATATTCTTATCCCCGACCACGTGAGGCTTGTGAGAGTGGTGCAGCTGCAAGGCGACGGGCACGATTCACCCGGAGGCGTAGCAACGCTACGGTGAGGATTGAATCGCGCCCGTCAACGCAGCAGATGCGCCGCTATCGCAAGCCGGCGCACCATGCAAAACCAGAACGGCCCGCTCGTAAGAGCGGGCCGTCTGGTTTTCGATGTCCCGGGCGGGTCAGACTCGGGACTGGAGAAGGAGTCTTATCAGTATGGGTTACACTTAAGACCTTGGGTTATTTGACTAACGCTTCATGGCGATAACTTCGCCGAGCATGGAGTCCGTGGTTGTGATTACCTTGGTGTTTGCCTGGAAACCGCGCTGGGTGGTGATCATTCGGACGAACTCGGTGGCCATGTCGACGTTGGACATTTCCAGTGAGTTGCCGTCAATGGTTCCCTTGCCAGAAGAGCCTGCCTGACCGGTCAGTGCCGGGCCGGATTCATTGGTTTCCGTGAAGAGATTACCGCCGTCACGACGCAGGCCGTGCTGGTTGGTAAAGGTTGCCAAGGTAATGGAGTAGAGCTCGAGGACCTGTCCGTTGGAATAGTTACCGGTCAGGATACCATCGCGGGAGACGGAGATGTTCTGCAGGATACCTGCGGAGTAGCCGTCCTGGCTCTGGAACAGGGTGGAGGAGCCGCCGGTGTCGAAGCTCTGAGTGGACAGGGCGCTGACAGAGGGGTCCTTGAAGTTGGGCAGCCAACCAGTGTTACTGACGTAAGACATCTGAGCTGCGTTGGCGAAGGTGGGCAGGGTGCCGAGCTGTGAAGACCAGCCCTTGGTCACTGCGCCACTGCCGTTACTGGACAGATCCTTGTTGGACAGGCCGAAGTTCAGCTGCAGAGGAGTCGCGTTCGTCGACTCAGCGGTACTGGCGTTGGACTTGCCCAGGAAGTTGGCGGTAAATACCGGATAGCCCGAGGTGGAGAAGTCGGCCAGATCCCAGTTGGAAAGGCTCTTGGGACCGAGGGAGCCACCATTGGACTTGAGCGTGTAGGCGCTCATGCCCGACAGGGTACCAGTGGTAAAAGTCATGGTGCCGATCATGAGGACGCCGGCTGCCGAGGTCTGGCCCTGGCCGATGGCGGTCAGGTTGCCGTCCGCACCGGAGAGGGTGCGCTTGTCAGCAGTGGGGTCAACAGTGATCATGTATTCCCATACGGTGTCGCCACCCGCGTTGGACAAGGTGACCGGATCAAAATAGGCGGTCACGTTGTGCGCGGTACCGATGTCGTCATATACCTTCAGGGTGGTGGCATATGCGTATGAGGTGGACGGGAGTGGGGTGTCCGCGGTGCCGTCCCAGTTCTGGAACATGGCGAAGTAGGGGTTGGTGGAACTGGTAGAGTTGTCCGATGCGTCGGGATCGAGGTTGGTCACCATCTCAACGGTACTGGTTGCCTTGGGCGGCGACTGGAAGTTCTCCAGGCGGATGTCCGTGGGCGTGCCGATGATACGTGTGGTGTCGGAGCTGGTGTTGGTGGACGAGGACGTGGTGGAAACGGTGGTGGTGGACTGCTCCACTTCCCAACCCTGAACCACGTATCCGTGCGGATCTACCAGATAACCGTCGTCGTCGAAACGGAAGTTGCCGGCGCGGGTGTAGAACTTGTCTTCCTGTCCCTTGGGCGAGACGGTGAAGAACCCGTTACCGGAGATGGCCATATCCGTGGACTCGGTGGAGGACTCGAAGGACCCCTGGCCGTAGTCGGAGTAGATGGACGAGACGCGCACGCCGCGACCCACCTGGCCGATACCGTTGACTGTTGCAAAATCTTGGCTCAACAGGTCCTCGAAGTGCATTCGAGAGCCTTTGAAGCCTGTGGTGTTGACGTTGGCAAGGTTGTTGCCGATGACCGTCATTCGTTCGGAGTGCACCGTCAAACCGGTGATGCCCGAATACAGTGATGAACCTAAACCCATGATAACCTCCTATCTCTTCTCCAAGAGTCCGGGGCCATTCTTCCCCGGTCGGTATTGTGCCTGTTGACTATTCCGTTTCCGTGGTGGTCTCGGAGTCGGTGACCGGGGCGGTGCCCGGGTCAACGATTTCCTTGACGTTCAGGAAGCTCAGGAATCGTCCATCCTTGAGGCGCAGGTACTGTGTGCCGCTTTCGTTGACCACTGCGTCAACAGTACCGGAAATTTCTGTCTGGACCATGACGGGCTTACCGTCCACATCCGTACCCAGGATGCCGATGCCGTACTGACCGTCAGGTACAGTCTGGCCGCCTTCGTTCTTGCCGTCCCATTCGTACTGGTAGGAACCGGCCTGCTTGCTGCCCAGATCGATTGAACGGATGATGGCGCCTTCGTCGTCGTAGATGTTCATCATGATCTTCGAGACGGGCTCGCCAAAGCCGTAGTAGATGCTGGTTGCGTTGCCTTCGTTTACACTGATCTTGTAACCTTCGGCCTTGACTTCCTTGCCGATGAAGCTGACGGCGGAGAGCATGTCGGTCTGCTGCATGTTGGTGCCCAGATCGTTGATGCCTTCGTTGATGTTGGTCAGCTGCTCAAGGCTTGAGAATTCCGCCAGCTGGGAGGTCATGTCGGTGTCCTCCATCGGGCTGAGCGGATCCTGGTGGGTAAGCTGTGCCACCAGGATGGTCAGGAAATCATCCCTGTCCATTTGTGTCTTGTGCTCGGGAGTATTGGATGCCGCCATTCGCGACTCCTGTGCTCCCAAGATTTGTCCAGTGCTGTCTACGTAACCCATGATAGACCTCGCTATGCAATAACGTGTAACCCTTGGTCGGCATGATTTGCCTGCCTATGTACGTTTTGCATTTCTTGAGCCAAGCTTGAGCTTTCTTCACGCATTTGCTTCATGTGGTTGCGCATTGCGACCATGGCTTCGCGATCGCGGGCGAGGTTGTGTTCATTGGATCCGAACCAGTTATCGAAACTCTGGTCACTTGCGAGCCCTGTCTGGACTTCCAGCTTATCGACCTTTAAGCCTTGGTTTTCTAAAGAACTCTTAAGAACATCAATGTTCTCCATGATGACTCTGGCGGCGTCTGCATTCTCTGCCCGGATGGTGGCGCTGACTTCCTTGCCGTTGACCTGCAGCATGACATTCAGCTTGCCGAGATTTTCCGGAGTGAGTTGCAGGGTGAGCTGCTTGGCACCATTTTCAAGGGTCTTGATGAAGCCGTTTTCCACCTGACGCATGACCTTGGGGGCGGAAATCTTTTCCCACGCCTGGGTCTTGGACTGGGTGTTGGCGTTGGCTTCGGCCAGGCCGGTCTTGAGCATGGACTCGATACCCTCGGTCTTGCCTGTGAAGTTGGCCGCAGGCTTGTGGGTGGAGTTTTCCTGAAGCTTGCCAAAGAAGTTGTTCCAGGTTTCGTCGGATTCACTCTGTCCGGCGTCCTGATCCATCACTTCCTGCTTGGTCTGCTCGGGCATGGACTTCTGCTCAGTCTTGGTGCGGACATTGGTGTCGGCCTGAGTGTCCCTGCGCTTCTCTACCGCTTCCTTGAGGTCTTCCTTGGTGGCGACCTTGGGGCCATCCTCAGCCACGCGAGGCTTGAGGTCCACCTGCTCGTTCAGATCCTTGGCTGCGGTGGTCTCCTTGTGGTTCTCCTTCATGGCGGCGACAAAGGCCTTGCCGATGGAGCGAACCAGGTTCACGTCCTTCTGATCAAGATCAGCCATTTCCTGACGGATCATGGTGAAGGCTTCCTTCACTTCCTTGGCCATCATGTTCTGGCCAAAGGCTTCCTTGATCTTGGAGGTGAACTCCTTGGAGAAATTCATGGCTGCGGAAAAGGCTTCCAGCTCTTCCTTGGAGAACAGCAGATTCTTGGTGTCCGGCATCTGATCGATCTTCGCCTGCAAGGCTTCCATCACGCTGGCGGTGTCGCCCTGTTCCAGCTGCTTGATCAGCTTGGCGGATTCCTTTTCGTTGAAGCCGAACTTGGAGAAGAAGGTGTTGAGATTTTCCTTTTGCTCGTCGGTCAGATCAACCTTGCGAAGCTCCTTCATCTTGTGAGCCACGGTGGAAACGAATTCGCCCCACGTCATGCCTTCTTCACTGTTGACCTTCTCTTCGATCTCGGCAATCTCCGCTTCGCTCATGCCATATTCCTCGAGGTCGTCCCTGACCTGATCGAGGTCTTCCTGCGTCATCTTCTGGTCGCGGTCACGCTCAACAGCATGCTGTGGGTCTTCCTTGACGGGAGCCTTGGTGTTGGCGGCGTTGACCGGGGCTTCCGTCTCGGTAGCGATTTCGGGAGCGCTCTCAAGCATTTGGTCCTCAGTAGAGACGGGCTTCAGGGCAAGCTCGTTCTCCATGCGGGTGGAATGCTGGTCGAACAATTCATTGAACAGCGTCTGCTGTTCGCTGCTCTTGGCACTGGAAAATTTTCCTGCCTTGTATTGTTCGGTAGCTGTCTCCAATGCGATGCCGGGAATATTCTGCATGGTTTTCTCCTTCGGTGCCTTTTCAATCAAAAGGCGTGCCAAAAAGGAAACAGCTAAATTACAGCAACTTATGGGGTGGCTCGGTGGGAAAAAAACGCCGCTTTCGGCGGTGGGCTGGTTTTTGTGAGGGACGAAAGTCAGGGCAGGAGGTCGGCCTGCGACCTCCATCCTCTTATTCTTATACTGACTATCGGCAGCAGCCGATCAGGGCTTCGAGATGCGTCATGGCAAGCTTCCATGCCGCGCGATCGTAATTGCCATTCTGTAGACCCATGTGCACGAACCCGGTGAAGGGTTTGGCAATGGCAGGGCTGTCCGCCCAGAAGGTGTCGTCTCTCAGGGAACCGGTCTTGAGTCCGTGGGTGAACTGGCGTCCTATCTTCGGCAGATGAGCGAGCAACTCGTCGGCCAAAGCCGGGCTGTTGTCGGTCAATTCCTGCCAGAGCCCGCGCACTCTTGTCTCGTCAAATGCATTGAACAAGGAGAAACGATAGGCAAAGAAATCCTGCCAGAATCGTGAGGCATATCGCTCGTTGTCCACTGGTTCGGAGTCCAGCCGGTGCAGATGATAGAGGCCGCTCTTCTTGCCTGTGAGGTGAAAGGACAGACCGGGTAACCGCATTTTGGCGAGCT of the Pseudodesulfovibrio sp. zrk46 genome contains:
- a CDS encoding GNAT family N-acetyltransferase, with translation MTIQYKDTKSIDAAALGALYQAQGWKSGDFPETIAKAMEGSDLVISAWDKDRLVGLAAVLSDGHLVAYLSYLLVHPDYHGQGIGHGIMERLVERYKHVLRKVLISFDEKCGFYERYGFKGNKTRTPMYRREYDTDY
- a CDS encoding flagellin yields the protein MSLVINHNLMAMNAQRNLTDHYGRLGVSTRRLSSGLRVGTAADDAAGLAIRELMRSEISSLHQGIRNASDAISLIQTADGALQVIDEKLIRMKELAMQASTGTYNSDQRLIIDSEYQAMSSEINRIATATDFNGIYLLNGNLSGDLGSATNPHNGRGISSTGPLKIHFGTGNDSAEDYYYIAIQGSTASAFGLGHAAAAKSGSTTEEINAGKAISTQALAQAAMAAINNAIISKDKIRANLGSMQNRLENTITNLEIQSENLQAAESRISDVDVATEMTEFVRNQILTQSAVAMLAQANSLPRMAMQLIGG
- a CDS encoding phosphotransacetylase family protein; protein product: MAGLYIGSTTGYSGKNMIVMGLGLRLQKEGFNVGYMKPVGAMPMEIDGKLGDEDAAFVQDVLGVSEDPELVTPVVVTQDFKVKAFTGKMEGLLDKIVDGYKAISESKDITLVAGSGSMYSGKYCDTDAVSVIKKLGIKTIIIDRFQKELKYDYLMMMKEHLGDLLAGVILNDVPPHFMDEIKQLLGPALENKGVKILGVIPHDPLMGAIKVGDLADRLGGKIISAHNKSERVVESFLIGTMQVENFMTHFRKKKNSAIIVGGDRSDVQLVALEGDCPCLVLTGNLYPNDIILTRSEVLETPIIMVREDTFTVAKKMDDILSRHKLRDAIKIKQGAELVADNIDFHHLRSELGLK
- a CDS encoding flagellar hook protein FlgE; this translates as MGLGSSLYSGITGLTVHSERMTVIGNNLANVNTTGFKGSRMHFEDLLSQDFATVNGIGQVGRGVRVSSIYSDYGQGSFESSTESTDMAISGNGFFTVSPKGQEDKFYTRAGNFRFDDDGYLVDPHGYVVQGWEVEQSTTTVSTTSSSTNTSSDTTRIIGTPTDIRLENFQSPPKATSTVEMVTNLDPDASDNSTSSTNPYFAMFQNWDGTADTPLPSTSYAYATTLKVYDDIGTAHNVTAYFDPVTLSNAGGDTVWEYMITVDPTADKRTLSGADGNLTAIGQGQTSAAGVLMIGTMTFTTGTLSGMSAYTLKSNGGSLGPKSLSNWDLADFSTSGYPVFTANFLGKSNASTAESTNATPLQLNFGLSNKDLSSNGSGAVTKGWSSQLGTLPTFANAAQMSYVSNTGWLPNFKDPSVSALSTQSFDTGGSSTLFQSQDGYSAGILQNISVSRDGILTGNYSNGQVLELYSITLATFTNQHGLRRDGGNLFTETNESGPALTGQAGSSGKGTIDGNSLEMSNVDMATEFVRMITTQRGFQANTKVITTTDSMLGEVIAMKR
- a CDS encoding flagellar hook assembly protein FlgD: MAASNTPEHKTQMDRDDFLTILVAQLTHQDPLSPMEDTDMTSQLAEFSSLEQLTNINEGINDLGTNMQQTDMLSAVSFIGKEVKAEGYKISVNEGNATSIYYGFGEPVSKIMMNIYDDEGAIIRSIDLGSKQAGSYQYEWDGKNEGGQTVPDGQYGIGILGTDVDGKPVMVQTEISGTVDAVVNESGTQYLRLKDGRFLSFLNVKEIVDPGTAPVTDSETTTETE
- the rnc gene encoding ribonuclease III, whose amino-acid sequence is MDTGDLQDCIHHRFDQVKLLTTALTHSSYANEQECNDDNERLEFLGDAVLELCISEEGFKRFPEAPEGQLTRIRSQLVKEKSLATLAREMKLNKYILLGKGEELQGGRERDALLADAFEAVLGAVFLDGGFEAAKQTILHVFRDKWPEQAKVPETKDYKSRLQEVSQDRFKDRPIYALVGTSGPEHEKVFDVDATLPTGEVFRGSGSSVKRAEQDSAMRALDYLFDM
- a CDS encoding flagellar hook-length control protein FliK; the protein is MQNIPGIALETATEQYKAGKFSSAKSSEQQTLFNELFDQHSTRMENELALKPVSTEDQMLESAPEIATETEAPVNAANTKAPVKEDPQHAVERDRDQKMTQEDLDQVRDDLEEYGMSEAEIAEIEEKVNSEEGMTWGEFVSTVAHKMKELRKVDLTDEQKENLNTFFSKFGFNEKESAKLIKQLEQGDTASVMEALQAKIDQMPDTKNLLFSKEELEAFSAAMNFSKEFTSKIKEAFGQNMMAKEVKEAFTMIRQEMADLDQKDVNLVRSIGKAFVAAMKENHKETTAAKDLNEQVDLKPRVAEDGPKVATKEDLKEAVEKRRDTQADTNVRTKTEQKSMPEQTKQEVMDQDAGQSESDETWNNFFGKLQENSTHKPAANFTGKTEGIESMLKTGLAEANANTQSKTQAWEKISAPKVMRQVENGFIKTLENGAKQLTLQLTPENLGKLNVMLQVNGKEVSATIRAENADAARVIMENIDVLKSSLENQGLKVDKLEVQTGLASDQSFDNWFGSNEHNLARDREAMVAMRNHMKQMREESSSLAQEMQNVHRQANHADQGLHVIA
- a CDS encoding acetate--CoA ligase, with the protein product MQSNAKLKHLFNPDSIAVVGASRHPGKLGHVIMSNILRAGYKGKLFPVNPAGGEILGLEVSTSTDNLPVPPDLGIITLPREKVLTAMEDLAAANVSAICVITAGFRETGRDGFELEMAMADLARRKGITLLGPNSLGLVNTENGLDATIAQASPAKGSIAFFSQSGALCSAILDWADGENIGFSKFVSLGNKAGLSEADVLEALGDDPETKVIIGYLESVDDGEKFLRKARLVTEKKPVIMIKAGTTQSGARATSSHTGSMAGSVVASTAALRQAGIIQVHDLEALFDLARAFATQPLPEGPNLTVVTNSGGPGILAADACEGAGLHLARPAQKTLDILSEALPPFAAIYNPIDIIGDAKADRYRVTLEAVATDEFTNAIMVLLTPTASAEIEETAQAVIEVAKDCDKPIFACFMGDERIGPGRDMLLAAGIPCYGYPEPAIRAISAMHAQYSWRHRPFPVEVCFRRDKGKAERLIRKSRKIGLKELPFADAMDMAMAYELPIPETRLVRTSDQAVRAAKKLGYPVALKIVSPHIANRSDVDGVALDLHTPREVRDAWLDITTRTQRKRPDAYLAGCLVQTMGPTKAREVVVKFTQDPQFGPLISFSLAGPSAEVLKDISYRLAPLTLQDAQDIVREIKSFPLLRGARGEDPVDLAAIEDILLSMSQMASDFPDIQEAELNPILVNAEGALVTDLRLTIG